ATGGAAAAAGTTAAGGCAAAAACCAAGTAAATATTAAAAATATCAGGGCAAAAAACCAGTGAAATGTGCAAAAAGTCAAGGCAAAGTCGATCAGAGACCTGAACGTGAATTTAAAGCATAATGATTAAAACACAAACTCAATTTTTATCGCCGACATATGATACAACTTCGTTTTGGAAACGGGCACTCGCGTGAGGTACAAATACCTGTTGAAATCAAAGACCTTCATCTGCTGCATTTTATAGCCAAACCGCACGATTAGCCCTGCATGCCGGGAAAAAGAAAACTTCGCCCCTATAGAAGGCATCAGCATAACACCCCCGTTGTCGTTCCCATCCAGGTCATCATTCCACCCTAATGCATAACCGCTTGAAAATGAAACAAGGGGCGATACAAAGAAGTTAAGAAAAGTCATCTGGAAATCAAGGTAAACAGGGAGGGTCACCACTTTGTTTTCATAACGTTCGTAAGAAACCCCAAGTCCCACGAAATACTTTCCTGCGAAACGGTACCCGTTCACCCAGTTGAAACCGACAGAAAAGGTCTGGTCTTCATTATGATAAAGATAATATAAGGGGGTAATGGATGCAGAAAATCCAAGCAGGCTCTCAAACCCCCTTTTCTTGATGTCTTTCTTCCTCCCTGGTTTGCCCAACTGGACATTTGGCTTAATATCAAGTTTTTCAATTTTTTCAATGTCATCCATGCTTATAACAAGTTCATGGCCATCTTCGGTCATAATTTTTACATAGGCCTCTATTTGCCGTTCAGTAATGGTTCCACTTATTCTGCTTCCGTTCTTAAGTTGTATCAGGTCCAGCTGTTTCGTACCCTGAGTAAATGCAGGATAGGATAGGATGGCAAGAAAAATGAAAACCAATATTCTGACTATGTTCATAATCCTGCAAGTTAATAAACAAATTCTGCCTTGACTAAAATCATATTATAGAAGTATTTTCCCACGCTATAGGAGTTAGAGGGATAATTATAATGCACATCATACCTGGAAAGCTCCTGCAATTTATAACCTAAACGGAGAAAGAGGGAGGCATGTTTATGGTAAACGAACTTCACCCCGATCATGGGGGCAATGGATATTCCGGCCTCGTCGCCGGTCTTGTAACGTTCAGGGATACTTTCATTTGTACTCCATCCGAACGCATAACCGCCGTTCAGGCTTATGGCAGGCGCCACGGGGTATTCGACAAACAAATATTGTATGTCAATGAATACCGGAAGGGCTTTAATTTTTTCATCGTACCTTTCAAATCCTATCCCGACACCGATCGAAAACCGGGGTGAAAACCGGTAGGCATTGGTCAGTGAGACCCCGAAACCATTCGCGGTCGGATTTTCATTCTCTCCAAAAAAATAGGGAGGTGAAACAAAAAAACTCGTACCCACCAGTGCCTCATATCCTTTTTTCTTTATCTGAATACTATTATAGCGCTGTTTCCTGGGCGATATAGGTGGCTTTTTTTCTTCCACCACGATTTTGTCAATTTCTTCCATCCTGAAAACGAATACATTTCTCTCACCCGACTTGATTTTTATATATTCCCCGGGTACCTGTTCGACGATCTGTCCGTATATAATACTTCCGTTCTTCAAATAAACAACATCCTCATATTCTTTATTCTGGGCTGATAATAAAATGGCGACAAACAGGAGCAGTAAGGATAAAAGGACTTTTTTCATATCAGATTGTTGCATATGTTATTTTTGTCATCAACCATCTCAGTGGACTATCTCCTTAAGGTCCCAGGATGTATTATCGGAATATTCAATTTTCAGCAAACCAAATGCTTTGTTATAATACAAATATGCCGGACAGACACTGTCATTTTTATACCAGTAGGAATTAAAAGGGGAAACGAAAACATTGTAATAAACCTTGTTTAAAACAACCAGGCTGTCAAGATATACATCCCCTGTAAAAAGGTTTTGTTTAGATAAGGGTAAATTATATCCAGCATAGGCACTATAGAAACCAAAAGTAGCCGAATCGTTATTGATCAAGGCAACACTCATGCTGTAACGGAAATTATAATGCGATTGTAAGGTGATCCTGAATGTAAATTTCCCATGCTCTTCATCAAGCCGGCAATTATCCGTTTCGTAGGCATACCACTTCTCCATATAGTTATCAATGTATGTCTCAGTGGTATAACTTGACCTGCCCTTCCCTGTAAAAGTTACTTGGGTATCAGCAGGTCCCTGGAAAATGATGGTTTCATAACCGTTATAAGGGTTTGTGTATGCCAGTTCCCCCAACAGGTATTCTCCCAGGAATTCATGCTTTTTACAAGAAAATAATGCCAATAGGATAAGCGGCAGAACAAAACGCTTTTTCATGAATGCTGCACTATGTTTTGTGTTTGCTGGAAAAAGCTAATATAAGGATAATATGTTAATTAATACCAATATCCGATTAACAATAGGAATGTTGTGGATTTGAATCAATGCCGTCCCGCACGGGATAATTTACATCATTGCCGGATCAGAACCATAACTTCATCTTCCTTTTCAACCCAAACCCTTTTATCCCTATTGTTTTCCAGGAATCTGCTTTTCATTTCCGGAGTATCAAAAATGATCTCATAGAACTTCACCTTTTCCCTGTCTTTTACGATACTGGCATAATACACACGGTAATTTTCAATCCCTTTAAAGCAATCTTCCAGGTCCATCATAGAATTCTGAATGCCCAGCCTGCCTCTTGCCATCTTAATTTCATTGATGGAAAACCCCATGCTGTCAGTAAGATATTTCACAGGAAGGGTCAATTTTTTCGCTTCCAGCTTTTTCAAAACCAGTTCCGCAAGTTCGACCATCTTTTGCTGTGCTTGTTCTGATCCGCTATCGTTGATTAATTGGACATAAAAATCGCCGTACACAATCTGATATTGATAACGGTTCAGGCAATCCGGCGTAACAAGAACATCGCTTTGCTTGCATTTAAACGTCTTGATGCTGTAAATGCCAAAAGCGGACACAGGATCCTCCATTTTAAAAAGTTCCAGTTTGAGTGTTTCCCCATCACCGGAAAATTCTTCTACCCTCAGGGCCTCAAAGCCGTATTCAAGGTAAATATCTGCCCCGCCGTTCATATAGCCCCATAAGGATCCGCCATCGAAACATTCGTTCCTGGTTAAACTGAAACCCGGAAAATCATTTATTGCGATTTCAGAGATTTCCTGGCTTATAGCTATAGAACTGCAATGGATAAAACCAAATAACAAGATCAGAGTCAATCCTGAAAACGATCTCATAGTAAAGAATATTAAAGCTTTTCCCGGTTAAATATTCAGCTCCACCAGGTTGATCTTTTCTTTATCGGACACACCCAGTTCCAGCTTTTCAGCCAGTTGCATGAACTTGATCCCTACCGGGCTTTCTTTTTCCTGCACCCCTTCTTCCATTCTTTTGGCAATGACAATTCCGTATCCGATACGATCAACGGCAACGGGATCGGTACCAATAATCATGGTGCTATAATTGCAGATGAACTGTGGATTGGCACCGGGACCTCCATCAAAACAGCCCCTGAGCCCGTCAACGATGTTCAGGACCACCTTATCCCTCAATGGAGGAAATGCGCAAACCTCGGCGCAGGTTTCCGACCAGAGAGGCTTGTGCAGGCGACCGGTATTGGTGATAGCCCCGTAGGCAAGGTTTTTCAGGCAAAGGGTGACTGTTGGCCCGGCGTTTTTCAGGATGGGGACGTTGATGATCTTGTCAATTTCCTGTGTGCATATCTTCGAGAAATAGGAATACTTGCCGCTGTTGACCATGTAGGGGAGGGTGTAGGCATCGTATTCTTCTTCGCAGTCGGCCCAGTAATACCAGTCTTTATC
The sequence above is drawn from the Bacteroidota bacterium genome and encodes:
- a CDS encoding porin family protein, whose translation is MKKVLLSLLLLFVAILLSAQNKEYEDVVYLKNGSIIYGQIVEQVPGEYIKIKSGERNVFVFRMEEIDKIVVEEKKPPISPRKQRYNSIQIKKKGYEALVGTSFFVSPPYFFGENENPTANGFGVSLTNAYRFSPRFSIGVGIGFERYDEKIKALPVFIDIQYLFVEYPVAPAISLNGGYAFGWSTNESIPERYKTGDEAGISIAPMIGVKFVYHKHASLFLRLGYKLQELSRYDVHYNYPSNSYSVGKYFYNMILVKAEFVY